A DNA window from Hordeum vulgare subsp. vulgare chromosome 1H, MorexV3_pseudomolecules_assembly, whole genome shotgun sequence contains the following coding sequences:
- the LOC123451994 gene encoding uncharacterized protein LOC123451994, translating into MAATAGAAAEIVREITAVGAAAAEPLRADCLRLARKVSLLTHLVAEVAEAAGEDGTAEPEATAWVADLLRALRIEGGPRTN; encoded by the coding sequence ATGGCGGCAACGGCCGGGGCGGCCGCGGAGATCGTGCGGGAGATCACGGCTGTGGGCGCCGCCGCCGCGGAGCCGCTGCGGGCCGACTGCCTCCGCCTCGCGCGCAAGGTGTCCCTGCTCACGCACCTCGTCGCCGAGGTCGCCGAGGCGGCGGGGGAGGACGGCACGGCCGAGCCCGAGGCGACGGCCTGGGTGGCCGACCTGCTCCGGGCGCTCCGGATTGAAGGAGGGCCACGGACGAACTAG
- the LOC123402744 gene encoding U-box domain-containing protein 10-like, translating into MRTMLATNKEKGVNSWAIDQLKREMEKKGSLDLNIFSKIHDILAHHVDNAGSQSEEPNSQPETLPLENVNSDHLELQHVALLISEISGISKSDIKKITSELIEELENTTVSVSAKLTNGDGQTSDEAKESRDNVKKSDTVAMPEDFRYPISLDLMRDPVIVSTGQVNFYIALRVLLFML; encoded by the exons ATGAGGACAATGCTTGCCACTAATAAGGAAAAG GGTGTTAACAGTTGGGCCATCGATCAGCTTAAAAGAGAAATGGAGAAGAAGGGATCCCTTGATctaaatattttttcaaaaattcatgatatcttaGCTCATCATGTTGATAATGCCGGGTCACAATCTGAAGAACCAAACAGCCAGCCAGAGACATTGCCGTTGGAAAACGTCAACAGTGATCACCTGGAGTTGCAACATGTTGCTTTACTAATTTCAGAAATAAGCGGGATATCTAAATCTGACATTAAAAAAATAACATCTGAGCTAATTGAAGAACTTGAAAACACTACAGTTTCTGTTTCTGCAAAACTGACCAATGGTGATGGCCAAACAAGTGATGAAGCAAAAGAATCACGTGACAATGTTAAGAAGTCTGACACTGTAGCTATGCCTGAAGATTTCCgttacccaatatctcttgacctgaTGAGAGATCCTGTCATTGTGTCAACAGGACAGGTAAATTTTTACATTGCACTTAGAGTGTTACTGTTTATGCTTTAA
- the LOC123451984 gene encoding uncharacterized protein At4g15970-like, which produces MPVDFHHLFFSRLPLSRSEGGGEATDMGMGMGSSLHDGARVSHSVSFLLGALLPTVLLFFLASDRLGQKLASISSSSLGNNGSAHQQMTHAIANANNLSSSTTTHGSAQEKEEEERAFPGLAELLAKVATDDRTVIITSVNEAWAAPGSLLDLFRGSFSGGEGIAHLLNHTLIVAVDAAAYRHCRRVHPHCYLLEATSTAMNLSSASDFMSDAYLELVWAKLELQQRVLHLGHNFLFTDVDVVWLRDPFRHIAVHADMAVSCDIYSGDADALDGNWPNTGFYYVKATARTVEMMRRWRAARWRFPRGHEQEIFNHIKHELASADGDLRLRFQFLDTALFGGFCRLFHNDMATACTMHANCCFGLGKKLSDLRDVLGQWKNYTAMTPPEKKKAAGWRVPAMCGTPDKRPPPGRLLIPAGA; this is translated from the exons ATGCCAGTGGACTTTCATCACCTCTTCTTCAGTAGGCTACCATTATCAAGGAGCGAGGGCGGTGGCGAGGCGACCGACATGGGCATGGGCATGGGCAGCAGCCTGCACGACGGTGCCAGAGTCAGCCACTCGGTCTCGTTCCTCCTCGGAGCTCTCCTCCCCACCGTgctgctcttcttcctcgcctccgacCGGCTCGGCCAGAAGCTGGCAAGCATctcaagctcaagcttggggaacaATGGATCAGCTCATCAGCAGATGACCCATGCCATTGCCAATGCCAACAACCTCTCAAGCTCAACAACTACTCATGGTTCAGCTCAAGAAAAG gaggaggaggagcgagcATTCCCGGGGCTGGCGGAGCTGCTGGCCAAGGTGGCGACCGACGACCGCACGGTGATCATCACGTCGGTGAACGAGGCGTGGGCGGCGCCGGGGTCGCTGCTGGACCTCTTCCGCGGAAGCTTCAGCGGCGGCGAGGGGATCGCGCACCTCCTCAACCACACGCTCATCGTCGCCGTCGACGCCGCCGCGTACCGCCACTGCCGGCGCGTGCACCCGCACTGCTACCTCCTCGAGGCGACGTCGACGGCCATGAACCTCAGCTCCGCCAGCGACTTCATGAGCGACGCCTACCTGGAGCTCGTCTGGGCCAAGCTCGAGCTGCAGCAGCGCGTCCTCCACCTCGGCCACAACTTCCTCTTCACCGACGTCGACGTCGTCTGGCTCCGGGACCCGTTCCGGCACATCGCCGTGCACGCCGACATGGCCGTCTCGTGCGACATCTACTCCGGCGACGCCGACGCGCTCGACGGCAACTGGCCCAACACCGGCTTCTACTACGTCAAGGCCACGGCGCGGACCGTGGAGATGATGCGGCGGTGGCGGGCGGCGCGGTGGCGGTTCCCGAGGGGCCACGAGCAGGAGATCTTCAACCACATCAAGCACGAGCTGGCCTCCGCCGACGGCGACCTGAGGCTACGGTTCCAGTTCCTCGACACGGCTCTCTTCGGCGGATTCTGCCGGCTGTTCCACAACGACATGGCCACGGCGTGCACCATGCACGCCAACTGCTGCTTCGGCCTTGGGAAAAAGTTGAGCGATCTCCGGGACGTGCTCGGCCAGTGGAAGAACTACACGGCCATGAcgccgccggagaagaagaaggccgccGGGTGGCGCGTCCCGGCCATGTGCGGGACGCCTGACAAGAGGCCGCCACCGGGCCGGCTCCTGATCCCTGCCGGCGCGTGA